The Blastocatellia bacterium region TTTATGAGCACGCACGTTGAACCGCTGATGACCATCGATGACCTCGACGCCCTGCCGGATGATGGCTACCGTTACGAAATCATTGAGGGGGAACTATTCGTGTCTCGTGCCCCCAATCTCAAACATCAACGTGTGATGGGAAAGCTTTTCGGGGCATTTCTCACTTACCTTGATCGCAATCCCATTGGAGAAATCCTGACCACGCCGGGTGTCATCTTCAGCGATTATGATGGGGTGATACCCGATTTGGCGTTCATCACCTATGAGCGACGAGATGAGATTGCTGCCGGAGACCGCATAACCGGTGCGCCTGATTTGGTCGTCGAGATCATTTCTCCGGGAGCCGAGAACGAAAAGCGAGACCGCGTTGCCAAGCGCCAACTCTACGGCAAGTATGGGGTGAAAGAATACTGGGTGGTTGATCCCTACCTACAGACCATTGAAGTTTACCTTCTTGAGGGCCAGCGACTGGAACTGAAGGCGAGGTATTCACAAGCAGATGAGCTGCTGTCTTCCGTGCTACCAGGATTCGCTTGCAAGGTCGAAAGCATCTTCGGCGTTTAACTCGTCGCGCTTTCAATACGCGGGAAAGGAGACGGGGAGCCTCGCCAGGCTCCCCGTTCGGCTTATGAGACAAATAGCAGGTCGCTCACATATTCTTGTTGCTCTTTTTCTTTGAAGCCGCGGCGCCATTCTTATTGGTGCGCGGCACGGCGGTCTTCATTTCAACGTCGAGCTTGTTGGTGACGCTCTTCACGCACTTCACGGCACGGGCTACGCGCGTCGCCGTGCCTTTGTTGCTGCCGGTTTTGACTTTGCCGGTCAGCGTGACCACGCCGCCGTCCGCCGTCGCGGTGATCGCTTGATCTTTAAGCGATGGCGCTGCCGCGATTCGCTCGCTGACATTCTTAGCCAGCGTCACATCGTCTACGGTTGTGCAGTCAACCGGCGGCATCTTAGGCTTTCTCGGCTTCGCCGCGTTCTTGTTCTGCGCGAATGCCGCGCCGCACATCAACACCAGCACCAACAATGCAACAAGGGGTCTTCTCATAGCCAATCTCCTTTTCAGCCGGGGCCGGGCGCGGCGCATTCGTATCGCCGCAACTGACAGCCTGCCCCGATTGCGATAGATGTGAACGGATTGCCGTCGAGCGTGGGGAAGCGACTCGCGGCGGATCGTCGGCGAAACTGCGCGGCGGCCATGCGCCGCCGGAAACGCCGAGATTATTTGCGAAATCGCTCTCGCCGTCAAGTCAGCTTGCGCCCGCGCCAGTCCGTCAGAATCTCGCGGGCCGCGTTGTGACCCGGCGCGCCCATCACGCCGCCTCCGGGGTGTGTGCCCGACCCGCACAGGTAGAGCGCCGCGACCGGCGTGCGATACCGTGCCCAGCCGGCCAGCGGGCGCATGAAGAAGAGCTGATCGATGGTCATATCGCCATGAAAAATATTGCCGCCGGTGAGCGAATACTGCTGCTCAAGGTCCTTTGGCGAAACGACGTGGCGGTGAATGATGGCGTCGCGAATGTTCGGCGCGTACTCGGCCAGCAGATCGATGCAGCGGTCGGCGAAGACGTCGCGCAGCGAATCCCAGTCGCCGTCGCGCAGCGCGTAAGGCGCGTACTGCGCGAAGACGCACATGATGTGTTTGCCCGGCGGCGCAATCGAATCGTCATACGCCGTCGGGATCGTCAATTCAAGCAGCGGGCGCTCGGAACAGCGCCCCGCCTTGGCGTCATCCCAGGCGCGGTCAACGTACTCCATCGAAGGGCAGACGTGCATCGTCGCTTTGTGGTGCGGGCCAAGCCTCGTGCCGGGATAAGCCGTGAAATCGGGCAGACGGTCGAGCGCCAGGTTGATCTTGAACGAACAGCCCTGCATGCGAATGTTTTCGACTTCGCGGCGAAAATCGCTATCCAGCTCTTTCGCCTCGATGAATTTGAGAAAAGTCGTTTTCGGGTCGGCGTTCGAGATGACGGCGCGGGCGTGAATCTCTTCGCCGGAATCGAGAGCGACGCCGAAGGCTCGGCCCTCGCGAATCAGGATGTGCGAGACCGTGACGCCTGTGCGGATCGTCGCGCCGCGCGAGCGCGCCGATTCGGCGATGGCTTGACTGATCGCGCCCATGCCGCCGCGCGCAAAGCCCCAGAGGCCGCGAATGCCGGTCGCGCCGCCCATCACGTGATGCAGCATGATGTAAGCCGTGCCCGGCGTTGATGGGCCGCCGTTGGTGCCGATGACGCCATCGGTCGAAAGCGTCGCCTTGATGTGATCCGACTCGAAGCGCTCGTCGAGATAGGTGCGCACACTCTGCGTCATGATCTTCACGAGGTGGACGATGTCCGGGTCGCGGAAGCGCAGGGCTTCGAGGCCGAGGCGACCGAGCGCCAGCAGGTCGCCGATCTTGCGGTGGATGATGTCGGGCGGCGTTCGCATCAATAACCCTTCGACCCACTCGGCCAGCCGCGCCAGTTGCTGCTCATAATCCGCATACGTTTGGGCGTCTTGCTTGGAGAACTTTGCCAGCTCTTTCTGCGTCGCCGCCATGTCTTGCCAGAAGAAGAGGTGGCGGCCATCGGGAAAGGCCGAGAAGAACGAAGGGTCTTTCGCGTAGAGGTGAAAGCCGAAGCGCGGCAGCTCAAGCTCGTGGATGATTTTGGGTTGCAGCAGGCTACACAGGTAAGAGAGCGTCGAGACTTTATAGCCCGGCCAAATCTCTTCGGTCACGCAAGCGCCGCCGATGACTTCGCGGCGCTCCAGCACCGTGACCGACAGGCCGGCGCGCGCCAGGTAAGCAGCGGTGACCAGTCCGTTGTGGCCCCCGCCGATGATGATTGCGTCAATCGCTTTTGCCATGTCGCTGAGGCGGATGAATAGCTGAAGTAGGGTGCTTAGAGACTCTGCTTGTCGCGCCCTTCGTCAGTGGATCGCATCAGTTTAGCGAAGGCCGATAAAGAGATGCCGGCGAGCGTTAAGGCGCAGAGGAATGCAAGAATGCAGGCCAGAACAACGACGACCACTTGAATCATAACGAGCCTTTCAGGGGGCGGGTCCAAAGGGGTATGACGCGACAACTGTAAACGAACTGGCGGTTTAAAAGCAACAAGAAAGTTTCTACTGGCAGGGTCTATTCATTCTCGAATAACCATTGGGGATGAACCGCCAAGACGCCAAGACCGCCAAGAAAAGCTCTGTCTTCTCTTGGCGGTCTTGGCGTCTTGGCGGTTTAAGTCCGGAGAATGAATAGACCCTGTTTCTACTGGCGCTACCATTGCATTGCACTGTAAAAGATGATACATCTTCAGGCCCAATCACGGTTGATGCAAAGGAGACGAAGGTGAGCAACATAAAGGACAAAATCAAACACGTCGTTGTGCTGATGCTGGAGAATCGATCCCTCGATAATATGATGGGATTTCTATACCCGGATCGGTCCGAATTTAATGGCATCCCCCCAAACACCTATTACAACAAGATTCATGCGACCGGAAAGGTCTATGCCCAGCCGCTGCCGTCTTCGTTGACGACCGGCTGCTTAAAGAATCCGAACCCGGACCCCGGCGAAGGCTTCGACCATGTGAACACCGAGCTGAATATCACGCCCGAAACGCCACTCGGTGATAATAGCGGTTTTCTCCGCGACTACTTTCAGGTGACAGGCAGCGCGGAACTCGCCCCGCACATCATGTACAGTTACACGCCGGAGCAAGTGCCGATCATCAGCACCCTGGCGAAACATTTCGCGGTCAGCGATCAATGGTTCTGCTCAGCGCCGACGGAAACCTTTCCAAATCGCCTGTACGTCGCCACCGGCACATCGGCGGGCTTGCTTTACGATGGGGCATTGTTCGACCCGGACTTTTTTCAGTACCTCGCCGACCTGCCAACCGTCTTCAATATGTTCGAGGACAGCGGCAGGACGTGGAAGTCCTACTTCCACGACGTGGCGTTCAACTGGGTGCTGCTTCAGGATGGCAGCTTCACGTCGCCCAACATTGACAGCTATGAGCTGCACTTCCAGTCCGACCTGGATGGCGACAACTTCCCCGACTATGCGTTCATCGAGCCGGCTTACGCCTTCTTTCCCAACGACGAGCATCCGCCGCACGATGTGACCGCCGGTGAAGCGCTGATTGCAGATGTCTATAACCGCATCTGCCAGAGCCAGTACTGGGAAAGCACTTTGCTCATCATCACCTATGATGAACATGGCGGCTGTTATGACCACGTCACGCCGCCGCCGGCGCCGCCGCCCGACACGATCTACTCGATCAACCCGCCATTCAACTTTGATCGCTATGGGGTGCGCGTCCCCGCGGTCTTCATCTCGCCCTACATCTCGCCGCGGACGATTGTGCGGGCCGTGCCGGATTGGAACTTCAGTCCCACCGACCTGCCCTTCGATCACACCACGGTCATCAAGACCCTGACCAACATGTTCGACCTTAAGCTGGCTGCCACCGGCAACAACTACCTGACTGAAAGGGATCGAGCGGCGCCCGACCTCTTCGATGCCTTGACGTTGACCGACACGCCGGACAATAATCCCGGCCCGCTGGTCGCGCCTCACGTCCCGATAGAATGTTACATTGATCTTGACCTTTCTTCTGATCGCAAGATGAAGTTCCTGAAGTTGAAAGCGCTGGCGCGCGCCGTCATGCAGGCACAGTCTTCTGCTCCGAAGACATAAGGTTTGGAACTCGGCTGCTTGGCTTTAACCCTGCCGCGACGTTCAAGGCTTTGACGGCCTGGTGGCATCATCGGCCTCCATCCTGTCGAGCCTTTGATTGCCAAGGACAGCGGGCTTCCTCGAACCAATGAAGTCTTCCTTCAGGCGATCTCTCGTTCGCTCACGTCCGGCATACCCATCCGCCGCAGCCAGCGAAAGTGCGACCGGACGCCTGTCCAGAAAGACGTGTGCTCATGGTATTTCACCCCGAATTCTCGACAGGTCTGCTCGACGAGCTTCGAGATGGCAGGGTAATTGACATGGCAGATTCGCGGAAACAGGTGGTGTTCGATTTGAAAATTCAAGCCGCCCAACAACCAGGCTGCCACACGGCTGCGCCGTGCAAAGTCCACTGTCGTCTCTACCTGATGGATGGCCCAGGCGTTTTCAATTCGCCCGCTTTCTTCTCGCGGCAACGGAAACTCCGCCTCCCCGACGCAGTGCGCAAGTTGAAAGACGACGCTCAACACCATGCCAAGCACCAGCGCCGCTACCGCGTAGAATATCGCTACGACCCACACGGGATGCAACAGCAGGGGAATGCCGAATGCCAGGGCAACAAAGATCGCTTTGCCGCTAAGGAAAACGCCGAGGTTCCCGCGCTTCGGGCGCGGCACACGATGTTCGCCGACGCGCCCGAGGGTGACGTCGCGGAAATCACCAACCAGATGCCAGTGGATCGCCAGCAAGCCATAAAGCGGCCAGAGATAGAACTGTTGCCAGCGGTGAAACCAGAAGCGCCTTTGATGCGGCGTCAGCCGGCCAATTGCGCCGAGCGTGATGTCCGTGTCATGGCCCGTGATGTTGACATAGGTGTGATGGAAGATGGCGTGCTTCCAGTGCCACTGGTAAGAACTCCCGCCGACCATATCCAGGGTTCTCGCCATCAGTCTATTGACCCGGGCGTGATTCGAATAGGCATGATGACCGCCGTCATGCTGTATGTTGAAACCGATTGCCGCGGTGGTTAACCCGAGCAAGACGGCCAGCGGCAGGGCTTGCCACAGAGCCTGTGCCATGAAAACCAGCAGCACATAGCAGACACCAAAGACGGCGAGCAGGATGGCCGTCTTCAGATACATTTGCGGGCAGTCTCGCTGACGCCGCCCGGTGCTTCGGAAAAACTCATCGATGCGTCGCCGAACTTCGATTTGGAAATCATTATTGCCGACGAATTTCAATCTTTCGTCAGTTCCTGGGGGGTGAACAGGCTGGTCGGTGTTATGCGGCTCAACCGCCTGGCAAGTTGTCATGGCAATCTCCTTGATCAGCTTTATTATTGCCCCCGGCCCTGTTTGCAAGGTATCGGACAGAGATTGTCGTCTCTGACAACACTCCAGGCAACTTTAGTATAGGACTTCTAAATGAGGGGTGCTGTGCAATAGTGAACAGTCAGGGACGGGCACAATCGGGGTATCGTAGAAAAGTCAACCGGCGGATGTAGGGTGACGGCACCGTTATCCTCACAACGATACCCCGTACACTGCTTGGGGATGGTATCGTGTCCTGCCTCAGAAGGGCCGACCCCGAAGGGTCGCCCCTTCTTTTTCATCGCCAGTTCGGCAATACGATTTGCTACCGAGACTGCCCGCAGGTCGTCTGCATCGAGCGATAGGTTCAGCGGGACAAACCGATCAAGGCAGATTCGGGCTCACTTCAAAGGGAAGTTCAGGCAAATCGTGATAACGACAATCCTTCAGCTATGGGGATCGAGTTCCTGGAAATCAGACTTTTGCAGTATATAACCGAAGAATAGTTCGCGGCTGATATTGCGGGCTTCATGACAGGCGGCGGATTCTCCGGTATCACATAATCCGGCCAGCTCACATAAGATCGCTTTGGTTGTGCCACGGATTGCAAGCTTCTTGGTGAAAAGCTGTGCGACCAGTCCGTCTGCCACCTCTTTTGCCCGGCGCGCCTCGGCCAGCTTCAGCTGCTTACACAGCAAGGCAAGCTTGGCGCGATCATAGTTCTCGTTGAAGGCAACTTTGACCTTGGCCTGGCCTAGCTGAAGGTGCCGCTGCTTTGGGAAACCCGCCCGATTGTCTACTTGTTGAAGGGTCTGCTCCAACTTCTCGTCCAGGATCGCGCGCTTGTATTTCGTCAAGCCGCGCCCTGACCAGAGTATGGTGTACTCATCGGCAGTTACCGAGGTTACGACGCCGGTGCCATAGCGTGAAGCCATTTGCGCATCTTTATAAATAAGGACATCATCCGTCTTCATTGTCATCTATCCTCCCAGGTTGCCTGCAACATATTTAGGCTCAAGAGACGGATAGGATAAACAGCGTATTATTCCGTTTATCCCATCCATCAGGTTTCTTTCTTAGCTGGATTTAGTAGCGTTTTTCGAAGCTGCCGCGACCGCCTTTGCGGCCCCCGCCGTTGCTCGAACGCTCCTCGCGCGGGCGCGCTTCATTGACGGTCAGCGCACGGCCATTGAGTTCCGTGCCGTTGAACTGGGTGATGGCTTTATCGGCAGCCTCCTGGCCCATCTCCACAAAGGCAAAGCCCTTCGACCGACCGGTGTCGCGGTCAGTGATGAGCGAAGCCGATTCGACCTCGCCGGCCTGCTCAAATAGTGTGGTGAGGTCGCTTTCTGTCGTTTGATACGACAGGTTTCCAACATAGATTCTTTTAGACATGTTTCTCCTGAAACGGGTTAGGAGGAATTTCCGAGGCTTTGCGGGATGGGCTGAAATTGGGAATCAAACATTCTCC contains the following coding sequences:
- a CDS encoding NAD(P)/FAD-dependent oxidoreductase, which codes for MAKAIDAIIIGGGHNGLVTAAYLARAGLSVTVLERREVIGGACVTEEIWPGYKVSTLSYLCSLLQPKIIHELELPRFGFHLYAKDPSFFSAFPDGRHLFFWQDMAATQKELAKFSKQDAQTYADYEQQLARLAEWVEGLLMRTPPDIIHRKIGDLLALGRLGLEALRFRDPDIVHLVKIMTQSVRTYLDERFESDHIKATLSTDGVIGTNGGPSTPGTAYIMLHHVMGGATGIRGLWGFARGGMGAISQAIAESARSRGATIRTGVTVSHILIREGRAFGVALDSGEEIHARAVISNADPKTTFLKFIEAKELDSDFRREVENIRMQGCSFKINLALDRLPDFTAYPGTRLGPHHKATMHVCPSMEYVDRAWDDAKAGRCSERPLLELTIPTAYDDSIAPPGKHIMCVFAQYAPYALRDGDWDSLRDVFADRCIDLLAEYAPNIRDAIIHRHVVSPKDLEQQYSLTGGNIFHGDMTIDQLFFMRPLAGWARYRTPVAALYLCGSGTHPGGGVMGAPGHNAAREILTDWRGRKLT
- a CDS encoding RNA-binding protein, producing MSKRIYVGNLSYQTTESDLTTLFEQAGEVESASLITDRDTGRSKGFAFVEMGQEAADKAITQFNGTELNGRALTVNEARPREERSSNGGGRKGGRGSFEKRY
- a CDS encoding Uma2 family endonuclease, which translates into the protein MSTHVEPLMTIDDLDALPDDGYRYEIIEGELFVSRAPNLKHQRVMGKLFGAFLTYLDRNPIGEILTTPGVIFSDYDGVIPDLAFITYERRDEIAAGDRITGAPDLVVEIISPGAENEKRDRVAKRQLYGKYGVKEYWVVDPYLQTIEVYLLEGQRLELKARYSQADELLSSVLPGFACKVESIFGV
- a CDS encoding acyl-CoA desaturase; translated protein: MYLKTAILLAVFGVCYVLLVFMAQALWQALPLAVLLGLTTAAIGFNIQHDGGHHAYSNHARVNRLMARTLDMVGGSSYQWHWKHAIFHHTYVNITGHDTDITLGAIGRLTPHQRRFWFHRWQQFYLWPLYGLLAIHWHLVGDFRDVTLGRVGEHRVPRPKRGNLGVFLSGKAIFVALAFGIPLLLHPVWVVAIFYAVAALVLGMVLSVVFQLAHCVGEAEFPLPREESGRIENAWAIHQVETTVDFARRSRVAAWLLGGLNFQIEHHLFPRICHVNYPAISKLVEQTCREFGVKYHEHTSFWTGVRSHFRWLRRMGMPDVSEREIA
- a CDS encoding BON domain-containing protein — translated: MRRPLVALLVLVLMCGAAFAQNKNAAKPRKPKMPPVDCTTVDDVTLAKNVSERIAAAPSLKDQAITATADGGVVTLTGKVKTGSNKGTATRVARAVKCVKSVTNKLDVEMKTAVPRTNKNGAAASKKKSNKNM
- a CDS encoding alkaline phosphatase family protein is translated as MSNIKDKIKHVVVLMLENRSLDNMMGFLYPDRSEFNGIPPNTYYNKIHATGKVYAQPLPSSLTTGCLKNPNPDPGEGFDHVNTELNITPETPLGDNSGFLRDYFQVTGSAELAPHIMYSYTPEQVPIISTLAKHFAVSDQWFCSAPTETFPNRLYVATGTSAGLLYDGALFDPDFFQYLADLPTVFNMFEDSGRTWKSYFHDVAFNWVLLQDGSFTSPNIDSYELHFQSDLDGDNFPDYAFIEPAYAFFPNDEHPPHDVTAGEALIADVYNRICQSQYWESTLLIITYDEHGGCYDHVTPPPAPPPDTIYSINPPFNFDRYGVRVPAVFISPYISPRTIVRAVPDWNFSPTDLPFDHTTVIKTLTNMFDLKLAATGNNYLTERDRAAPDLFDALTLTDTPDNNPGPLVAPHVPIECYIDLDLSSDRKMKFLKLKALARAVMQAQSSAPKT